The DNA region AAGTAAATCGGCCTGAAGAACCAATGCTCAACTGCAATGATTGCATAGTCAAGTGTAGGGAGGTTTGTCATCCAACTTTCATCAATCTTGTCAAGATGCAGATTTTCGAATTCCAACGAACCATTGATCACTTTATGGTCTCCAACTACTAGAAATCTAGACCAGAGGGTCATAAGGGTGAAGTCATACTCAGGAAATTGCCATATCCGGAGCCTGTCTTCAGGATCCTTGTAAACGTCTTTCGGAACTTCCTCctgcaaaaaaataatattgtcagatccataaaactataaaaaactTAGCTCTTTTTCGAATATTGTTGGCACTGACCAGAGCCAACAGACAGAGAAGCGATTCCATTTGGTTTCTAGCAACAGAGTCACCAATGAATGCCATTTTGTCTCCGCGAATCATGTCCAAGAAAACCTTGGCATCAAACCTTGGAAGATCACATTCGTTAGGTTTCCATCTCCATTTGAGAAAATCATTGTCCTTCCTCCCTTGCTTGAAACAATTATTTGATTCCGGAATTGTTGCACAGCTTGAGTTTGTATAACGTGATCCTCTATCATCCGGTACCCAATGACCCTTAAACAAGTCACAATTCGCAATCCCATATTCTGAAAAACAAAACATCCATTATCATTGTCAGTAGTTCTAATCTTCATCTTAAACAAGACCAAAGGTAAAAAAAGGAAagacattaaaagaaaaaaaaaaaggttataattTATGGGAAAAAAAGAGATGAGGTATCTTGAAATACGAACCTTGGTGTCCTACAACTGGTGCATACTGTTGTTTAAAGTCACATCTGGGCAATGGACTCAATAGATATGGGAAATAGAGGAAGAAGCTGAGAATGATGGTCGCAAGAATTGAATACAAGCAGAAACGAGCCAGTTTCCCAGTGTTGCCACATCTCTCCTTTCTGTGATATTGACCAAGTCTTTCTAGGAATAGagaataaaacttcatttttcaaGCAAAAGCAGAAAATGGGAAATCTTTTCCTCTGAAAAGTAAAACAATAATGAGGTTTGATCTCCGGAGAATGGGTAATTTCTTCCATTACAAGTTAGTGAGGTACATTATAGAGCTGGTTTTTATGTTCTCTCAGAAGAAAGAAAGTAATGTCTACTTGTTACCATGATTAATCGGCGGAATATCATCGATTTAAGGGAAACAGTCGCTTGTAGATCTTAAACTTCACCTGTTTCACTTGACCAGGACAAACAAGCCTACCGCCATGGACTTTCAAATAATACAGTAatgaatgtaattatttatcaataaataaataattccaGCCTGATATAGTCTCAACCTTTTCGTCATGGAAAACAATTCTGATatgcataaattattattatattaagagGTATGgtgttttataaattttatctctgGACAAAAAGAATGGTATATATATTGCCGTACAGAAATTTTGAGATATAAAATATACTATGTTGCctctaagataaaaaatttaagccaCCCTACTTGGATATAGTGGCCATTAAGAAATCACTCCACACATCAATTGGACCAGGCAAGCACCAATGAACACAGTCATTGTAACCCTTCATCCATTTGTTTCCCCAGAATGCTCCAGGATGGCCATCAGGTCTCATAAGCATAGCCCTTGTCACATCCAGAATCTCaaactttttgtcatttttttcaccttcttttcttgcTCTTACAACTTCTTTCACCTGAATGTTTCTCAATTTCCAGTCGTTATTGCCTTCCGAATACTCTATCTCTTTTTCGCCGTAGGGGCTCGTCCTGTTGCAGTTTCCTCCAGTGTTCCAAGTTCCATTCTCGAAATGGGCTGGGGCAAATGTCCTCAACAATGTGACTAAATTCCTGCGGCATCCTCTGCAGTTGTTGATGTATTTGAAAGTGGCTTTGAAGGCCATTCCAAGAGCGTCCGCTACATCATATTTAGTGAGGTTTTGTTCATTGCAATAGACGCATCCGATTGCATTGGCGCCTTGGTACAAGTAAATTGGCCGAAAGAACCAGTGAGCCGTTGATATTATAGCATACTCCAAAATGGGTAGCTCTCGACTCCATGTCTCATCAACATGGTCAAGATGCAAATCAAACACTCCAGAAGATGAGCCATTCACCACTCTCTCTTCGCCAACTACCAGAAATCTTGACCACAACATTTTCAGAGTGAAGTCATGCTCAGGAAAATGCCATATCCGATTCCTGTCCTCACGATCTTTGTAAGCATCTATCGGAGTTTCCTCCTGCAATAATATTTGTCAACAAATTAAAGTCAACTTCCATGTGCTTCTTTTGTAAAAATTCCAACTCCGACCCAATTTGGTTTgaccttatttttttcaaatatttcgATCATTACTAATTGATTCAATGTTTACAGCTAGCTGACTGATTACCCGGATGTTACAGTTCATGGATTTGACTTTAACTTTTGATTTTCAGTTCctctaattaataaaattattatgatgatAATGTTGTTTCAAACgtttattatttaagatttaatattGAATCATAATTGTGATGTTTAACCACACGCGTTTTTTCGTAGTTTTGGGTTTTAGCTAACACCGATTTCGGAGACTAAAAGAGATTTGATGGATTAAATCTATACTATTTAAAATTTGGGCACAATTAAATcatctaaaaattaatataaaggcTAAAATTCAGAAGAAAAAATGGCACAAAATGGCtaaaatttgaacttaagtTACTTACATTAATCggttttgatatgaaattaaTACTTAAGGACACAAAATGGCACCCACTTTTTAGCTTATAGTGAAAAATATGAATGCTAAAGTTTTATGAACTGACCTGTGATAAGAGACAGAGAAGGGACTCCATGTGGTTCCTGGCAACTGAGTCTCCAATGAATGCGAGTTTTTTCCCTCGAAGAATTCCAAGAAATGTCTTGGCATTAAACTTTGGAAGATCACATTTCTCAGGTTTCCATCTCCAATTCAGAAAATCTGTATCTCTTCTTCCGTGCCTGAAACAGTTCTTCGATATGGGAATCGTTGCACAGCTTGAATTCGTATACTGTGACCCCCCTTCAAGATCCGGAATCCATCGGCCTTTGAACAAGTCACACTTCTCCTTCTCTACAAGGCCAAACAAAAACAACACAAGGTTTTTTCAGGGTCCATACAAAACCAACTCcataaggaaaaaaaacaagGAATTGAGTTAAAAGTAACCATTTTTCGATTTGCTGAAGATCGGGCTCTGGTCGGTGTCTTGTTTGGGCGTAATTTTTAATGGGTTTGGAGAGTAGAGGAAGAAGATGCTCAAAATGGTAGTAAAAGCGagagaagaaaacaagaaagaagcCACTCGTCCTTTGATGTTGCACCGTTCGTTTTTGCCGTAGCGATGGAGTTTATCTTGgtaaagagaagaagatgatttcatttttcatcGAATCACagagaaacaaaaaattcaGGAAAAATACAAAGACAAGAAcacaaatcttcaaaaattggAATACTAATGAACTTGTtaggaaaaaacaaatattcCGTTAAACTGTTATTTATATCACGGCAGTTACAAACTTAAAAACcaattaacaattaatataaaatatgaaaaaaagaaagttttttGGGTACATAAAAGCATTTATaggaataattaaaaattcagatttttttgtttatgggaaaaaatgagattttattatGGTGCATGCCTTGTGAAAGGAAGGcgaaaaaggacaaaaaaactCTGATCTTTCCGCGAGATATCGCAGGCCGTCTGATTTGGAAACTTGCCAGAGTAACACTATGTGATTATACCTGATTTCACGGCGGAAATTTGTCAGTGAGTCAATGCAAGGAAATTTGCGCTTTCAATCTTTATAGTGATCCATTATCGACAGTTGATTTGATTGGCAACTGAGATACGCGTTTTTTGGtcaatttcaattccatttttctCAAGTTGAATGCAAATAGAGGTTGCCTCTTTTGGGGTTTAGCCTGAACAATGACTTAACAGAGTAAGGAGCAAAATCGGCCCATCGCAAAAGAAGTCTAGTACAAAAATTAAACCACGTAAGtctcaaaattttccaaaatttcccacccaaggtatagttaAATCCCCATGAGGCCCcccaatttttgaaaaatcaaatattattcatttattagttTTGGCCATTACAgttatgataaaataatcatttagagatttttatttaagtaaagaaatattgattttttttactcttttagttttaaaaattaatcattttcccttcagtttatttaaacaaacaaaaattaatttttttttcgcttagttttaaaaattaacaattttttcctagtttaatttcaaaaaattaatctttcatctCCATTATATATggtttttaaggttttatattttagaatgtaTTGCCcccctcaaactttgaaacattgcacTTACACTCCAAAAActcaatttcatctttttaatgACCATTCTTCGTTCCTCTCTAGCGGCATCTTTCCTCCCTCCCTTGTGGTTTCTCGATGcaaaaaccaccaaaaatcaaatagaaattGTCAGATTTTTACGCACGGATCTACGCATCGATAAACACACAGATTACTCAGATTGCATTGCATAGTTGTGGGCATCATCTGTGCGACACCGGTGCATAGATAGTTGCATATATCTGTGTGATTTTTGCACAAATATGTGCATAAAAATCTGACCATttcaacctaattttttatGGTTTCTGTGTCGAAGAACTATCAAGTAGGAAGAAGAGATACCACCAGAGAAGAAAACGGAAAAAACGATCACAAAAAAGTTGGAATGAAGTTTTTAGGGtgtaactataatattttaaagtttgaagGAGGCgactatttattttaaaatataaaaccctaaaaaccatACATTgtaaaagtgaaatattaatattttaaaattaaaatagagaaaaataattagtttttaaattaaaaaaattaatttttatttatttaaataaaaattttaattttaattataactattaaaactaataaataaataattatttagttttttaaaagttgaggAGGCTCACCTTTTCACTATATTTTGGATGGGTATATGGGTCTTGGCCtatttgaaagtgaaaatgGTAAGAGGCAAAATGGGCCCATCGCATAAGAAGACTAGAACAAAAATTGAACCACGCGTGTCAAAATTTCGAATCGTTGTGACGTTGTTGCCGACATTCTTTCACTGCGGCAAAAGCCAGTCTGCCCTTTGAAGCATGAGatgttgaataatattttactttttacttttatttttgtgattaaaCGTGCGGTGCTGGTTGTTTGATCATCacctttcttttcaatattCCTCTCTAGTTTTCCGAATAACTTCC from Mangifera indica cultivar Alphonso chromosome 8, CATAS_Mindica_2.1, whole genome shotgun sequence includes:
- the LOC123224432 gene encoding protein ALTERED XYLOGLUCAN 4-like → MKFYSLFLERLGQYHRKERCGNTGKLARFCLYSILATIILSFFLYFPYLLSPLPRCDFKQQYAPVVGHQEYGIANCDLFKGHWVPDDRGSRYTNSSCATIPESNNCFKQGRKDNDFLKWRWKPNECDLPRFDAKVFLDMIRGDKMAFIGDSVARNQMESLLCLLALEEVPKDVYKDPEDRLRIWQFPEYDFTLMTLWSRFLVVGDHKVINGSLEFENLHLDKIDESWMTNLPTLDYAIIAVEHWFFRPIYLYEGEKIVGCVYCQDSSITNVGVKGAIQMTFRAAFNYINDCNECRGIVTVVRTYSPSHFEYGGWNTGGSCNRTSPIGEGEIGLGGEEWELRRIQVEEIQTARKEGNRKGKSFVTMDVTKAMMMRPDGHPGEFWGNK
- the LOC123224431 gene encoding protein ALTERED XYLOGLUCAN 4-like, with amino-acid sequence MKSSSSLYQDKLHRYGKNERCNIKGRVASFLFSSLAFTTILSIFFLYSPNPLKITPKQDTDQSPIFSKSKNEKEKCDLFKGRWIPDLEGGSQYTNSSCATIPISKNCFRHGRRDTDFLNWRWKPEKCDLPKFNAKTFLGILRGKKLAFIGDSVARNHMESLLCLLSQEETPIDAYKDREDRNRIWHFPEHDFTLKMLWSRFLVVGEERVVNGSSSGVFDLHLDHVDETWSRELPILEYAIISTAHWFFRPIYLYQGANAIGCVYCNEQNLTKYDVADALGMAFKATFKYINNCRGCRRNLVTLLRTFAPAHFENGTWNTGGNCNRTSPYGEKEIEYSEGNNDWKLRNIQVKEVVRARKEGEKNDKKFEILDVTRAMLMRPDGHPGAFWGNKWMKGYNDCVHWCLPGPIDVWSDFLMATISK